Proteins encoded by one window of Fusarium graminearum PH-1 chromosome 1, whole genome shotgun sequence:
- a CDS encoding quinate permease, giving the protein MGLTINNIFAVNEDRPTPKAVYNWRVYTCAAIASFASCMIGYDSAFIGTTIALPSFTAEFDFASYEPDALALLKANIVSVYQAGAFFGSLFAYVTSYFIGRRYSLIAFSFVFMLGAGMMLGANGDRGLGLIIGGRVLAGVGVGACSNMVPIYCSELSPPAIRGRLVGIYELGWQIGGLVGFWINYGLAETMAPSHKQWIIPFAVQLIPAGMLLFGAFWIKESPRWLFAKGRREEAMKNLCWLRQLPADDLYIVEEVSYMDQELERYNREVGPGFWKPFSCLKSRNIQWRFFLGGMMFLWQNGSGINAINYYSPTVFKSIGITGTNTGFLTTGIFGVVKTTVTIIFILFLIETVGRRKLLIIGSVGGSLCMWFIGAYIKVANPAGKVAAAEAAGTAAPGMSSGGIAAVFFFYLWTVFYSPTWNPIPWVLNSEMFDEKSRSLGQASAAANNWFWNFIVSRFTPQMFIKMGYGVYFFFASLMIMSATFVFFFIPETKGLPLDTMNRLFEIKPVWKAHGQLSQELRDQEEEFRRNAEGSKISDEKAQAIADEREDV; this is encoded by the exons ATGGGTCTCactatcaacaacatctttgCTGTCAATGAGGACCGGCCTACGCCCAAGGCTGTTTACAATTGGCGCGTTTACACTTGTGCTGCTATCGCCTCTTTCGCGTCATGCATGATCGGTTATGACTCTGCCTTTATTGGCACCACAATTGCCCTACCATCCTTTACTGCAGAATTCGACTTTGCTTCCTACGAGCCCGATGCCCTCGCTCtcctcaaagccaacatcGTCTCCGTCTACCAGGCCGGCGCGTTCTTCGGCAGTCTATTCGCATATGTCACATCCTACTTCATCGGCCGACGTTATTCCCTGATTGCCTTTAGTTTCGTCTTTATGCTTGGCGCCGGCATGATGCTTGGCGCCAATGGAGACCGAGGTTTGGGACTTATCATTGGTGGTCGCGTTCTTGCTGGAGTTGGAGTAGGAGCTTGCTCCAACATGGTCCCCATCTACTGTTCCGAACTTTCGCCTCCTGCTATCCGCGGTCGTCTCGTTGGTATTTACGAATTGGGCTGGCAAATCGgtggccttgttggcttcTGGATTAACTACGGACTTGCTGAGACCATGGCTCCTAGCCACAAGCAATGGATTATTCCCTTTGCCGTCCAACTTATCCCCGCCGGCATGCTTCTCTTCGGCGCTTTTTGGATCAAGGAATCTCCTCGCTGGCTCTTCGCCAAGGGTCGTCGTGAAGAGGCTATGAAGAACTTGTGTTGGTTGCGACAGCTGCCCGCTGATGACCTCTACATTGTCGAGGAAGTCAGCTACATGGACCAGGAACTTGAACGCTACAACCGAGAAGTCGGCCCCGGTTTCTGGAAGCCATTCTCTTGCCTGAAGAGCCGTAACATCCAATGGcgtttcttccttggtgGCATGATGTTCCTCTGGCAGAACGGTTCTGGTATTAACGCCATCAACTACTACAGTCCTACTGTGTTCAAGAGCATCGGAATCACAGGAACCAACACCGGATTTTTGACTACAGGTATCTTTGGTGTAGTCAAGACCACCGTCActatcatcttcattcttttcttgatTGAGACAGTCGGACGCAGAAAGTTGTTGATTATTGGCTCAGTTGGTGGTTCTCTCTGCATGTGGTTCATTGGAGCTTACATCAAGGTCGCTAACCCAGCTGGAAaggtggctgctgctgaggccgCTGGTACTGCTGCTCCTGGAATGTCAAGCGGTGGCATCGCtgctgtcttctttttctatCTGTGGACTGTCTTTTACTCTCCTACATGGAACCCAATTCCCTGGGTCCTCAACTCTGAGATGTTCGACGAGAAGTCCAG ATCTCTTGGTCAAGCTTCCGCCGCAGCCAACAACTGGTTCTGGAACTTTATCGTTTCTCGCTTCACACCCCAGATGTTCATCAAGATGGGCTACGGAGtctatttcttcttcgcctcgcTCATGATCATGTCGGCCacctttgtcttcttcttcatccccGAGACCAAGGGTCTGCCTCTCGATACCATGAACCGTCTCTTTGAGATCAAGCCTGTCTGGAAGGCTCACGGCCAGCTTTCGCAGGAATTGCGAGaccaggaggaagagttCCGACGCAATGCCGAGGGATCCAAGATCAGCGATGAGAAGGCTCAGGCCATTGCTGATGAGCGCGAGGACGTTTAA